AGACTTGACGCGATAACCGACTGCGAGTATCACGTCAAGGTTGTAGTACTTCACGTTGTAGTTTTTGCCGTCTGCAGCAGTTGTTCGGAATTTCCGAACAACTGCATCCTCGACAAGTTCTCCCTCATCGAAGACGTGGCTGATGTGTTCGCTGATGTTGGCTTTGCTCGACTGGAACAAGTCGACCATCTGCGCTTGCGTAAGCCAGAGTGTTTCACCCTGCATACGCACGTCTATTTTTGCCTTACCGTCGGCGGTCTGATAGATGATGATTTCCTCTTTGTTCGTACTCATACGCGGTCGCCCGCCAATCCGTAGAAACTGCGGGTGAAGGCTTTGTCCGCGTCGCTAATTCCGTATTCTTCGTCCTCAAGGTCGCACAGATTGACATACAGCATATTCTTGTCCAGCAGTTCGAGGATGAAACGCTTCTTATCCTCTATAGACAACGCTTCAAAGTCGGCGGTTGCGCCGGCAATGTCGGAGGGATTTACCTTACTGCTGATGAAGCCCGTGGCAATGACACGCTCCAGTAGCGCCGTCAGGTCTGCGTCTGTCTTGGCGGACATGGCTTCATCTACAAAGCGCTGATTGGATTTGGCAAGTTCGCAGTAGACGAAAGAGCCGCCGCCCTGCCAATCATTACTTCTCGACACGCTTGTCGCATCGCCAGTAATAACTTGTTTCAGGCGTTCAATAGAGAGCGTTTCAATATAATCCATCTGCTCGACGCCGATATATTGCCGTTTCAATTTGTGAGCTACAGCACAAGTTGTACCTGTTCCCATATGGAAATCAAGTACAATATCGCCTTCGTTTGTAGCTGCCTTAATAATTCTCTCGAGCAGCGTTTCAGGTTTTTGCCCATCGAACTGCAAGCGTTCGCTTGAAGTGGGTTGCTGTTGGAATGACATAATATCGTTCCAAACATCGCCGAATGGTTTCCCTTTCGGTTCGACCTCGTCCCGGTATCGTTTTGAGCCATGAGCAACCAAATACCATCTGCCATCTTCGTCTTGTCTATTGAACATATCCAAATATTCCTTCGTATGGGGTTGACGAAGCTTGTTAAATAACGGAGCATTACTCTTTGAATAATACAGGATTGTTTCATGGCCTCTAATCCAATTATTCGTAAGCGTTTTGTATCCTGACAGCACCGAAATATCCCATATAATTTCACGTTGGAAACAGTTGCGTCCAAACACTTCATCCATCAATACTTTCCCATAATGGACTTCGTTATAATCTAAGTGAAGATATATAGAACCATCATTTGATAACAGTTTTCTTGCAAGCTCGAGACGGTTTTTCATGAAAACGAGCCATGTGCTGTGGTTAAATTTGTCGTTATAGTTGAAACCATCCCCGCCTGTATTATACGGCGGGTCAATATAAATGCACTTCACCTTGCCCTCAAACCGCTTCAAAAGCGACGAAATTGCAAGGAGGTTGTTTCCTTTGATGATGAGATTGTCGTTATCCAAAAACTCCGTGGCGGTTTCGGCGGTAACGCTCTCGGCGGAGCCGTCTGCCACAGGGTTGCCCGTCAAGTCTGTTGCTCCCGCGTAGCTGTACCGTTTCGCACCGATAAGTACTTTCGGATA
Above is a window of Fusobacteriaceae bacterium DNA encoding:
- a CDS encoding site-specific DNA-methyltransferase → MANFFETLVEVLKADERFFTEDGALLRNKVYESAMNMDAGLIGLLLGNAETKKRFFADVNGTMVFDKVGFGWVVNNRQFLPDSYTRFKNRIGLTDARGDLISASGDVVLSFPYKDCVLEGGQTKDDQKRDEVFYNATLAPDEVDRLLYPKVLIGAKRYSYAGATDLTGNPVADGSAESVTAETATEFLDNDNLIIKGNNLLAISSLLKRFEGKVKCIYIDPPYNTGGDGFNYNDKFNHSTWLVFMKNRLELARKLLSNDGSIYLHLDYNEVHYGKVLMDEVFGRNCFQREIIWDISVLSGYKTLTNNWIRGHETILYYSKSNAPLFNKLRQPHTKEYLDMFNRQDEDGRWYLVAHGSKRYRDEVEPKGKPFGDVWNDIMSFQQQPTSSERLQFDGQKPETLLERIIKAATNEGDIVLDFHMGTGTTCAVAHKLKRQYIGVEQMDYIETLSIERLKQVITGDATSVSRSNDWQGGGSFVYCELAKSNQRFVDEAMSAKTDADLTALLERVIATGFISSKVNPSDIAGATADFEALSIEDKKRFILELLDKNMLYVNLCDLEDEEYGISDADKAFTRSFYGLAGDRV